The following coding sequences are from one Arvicanthis niloticus isolate mArvNil1 chromosome 14, mArvNil1.pat.X, whole genome shotgun sequence window:
- the Polr2d gene encoding DNA-directed RNA polymerase II subunit RPB4, protein MAAGGSDPRAGDVEEDASQLIFPKEFETAETLLNSEVHMLLEHRKQQNESAEDEQELSEVFMKTLNYTARFSRFKNRETIASVRSLLLQKKLHKFELACLANLCPETAEESKALIPSLEGRFEDEELQQILDDIQTKRSFQY, encoded by the exons ATGGCGGCGGGTGGCAGCGATCCTCGGGCTGGCGACGTAGAAGAAGACGCTTCCCAGCTCATCTTTCCCAAAG AGTTTGAAACAGCCGAGACACTCCTAAACTCCGAAGTTCACATGCTTCTGGAGCATCGAAAGCAGCAGAACGAGAGTGCAGAGGATGAGCAGGAACTTTCAGAGGTCTTCATGAAAACCCTGAACTATACAGCCCGCTTCAGCCGATTCAAAAACAGAGAGACTATTGCCAGTGTTCGTAG CTTGCTTCTCCAGAAGAAGCTACATAAGTTTGAGTTGGCTTGTTTAGCCAATCTTTGCCCGGAGACTGCTGAAGAATCCAAAGCTCTGATTCCAAG CCTGGAAGGGCGTTTTGAAGACGAGGAACTGCAGCAGATTCTTGACGATATCCAGACAAAGCGCAGCTTCCAGTACTGA
- the LOC143434354 gene encoding uncharacterized protein LOC143434354 — translation MAERDRPRPSQAPRPTYRGGPGGAPNRERGVLWRRREWLSRLVLFASPHSQFLSFKDAAAIFPEEPPSVRLYVITASRRYAPRAYAAGLQQGSNRACAQACAV, via the exons ATGGCGGAGCGCGACCGCCCGCGGCCCTCACAGGCCCCACGACCAACTTACCGTGGGGGGCCGGGAGGAGCTCCGAACCGCGAGCGCGGCGTCCTTTGGCGCCGCAGGGAATGGCTCTCCCGTCTGGTCCTCTTCGCTTCGCCCCACTCTCAATTCCTCTCCTTCAAAGATGCAGCCGCCATCTTCCCCGAGGAGCCACCGAGCGTACGCCTGTACGTCATCACGGCCTCACGGCGCTACGCCCCGCGCGCCTATGCCGCAGGTCTACAGCAGGGCTCAAATAGAGCATGCGcgcag GCTTGTGCTGTATAG